AAAttggaaataaaaggaaaaccGAATGGAGAATGAAGTTGATTTTTAATTGagttttgaataaaaacagaaatggcGTGAGGACgtatttcttttttcaacagaatcatttcagtgtttgtttttggttttatttgtatttcatgAAGTCAGTTATTCTAGACTGTGAGTGCAAAGTCTGTGTGTATGAGTGTATGAAAGCTAAAGACTGTGACGCAAGTGTGTGTATTTTAATATGAGGACCAAAAGTACTGTATTCATTCTGCGGTTTTCAGGGTGGGGTGGGGGCAGAGTGGGCTCCTGTTTGTCTGAACTTTTAGGCTTAAATAAAGAACATTTTGTCGACTTGAATCCAGTATTTTATAGAGCAAAAGTGCCGGGAAGCTTTGGATGTTGATAAGCCTCCTCTCTGGTCTTTTCTTGGTAATAAATACTTGCTTTTCATAAAGACACTTGTCAATTATgaactaaaaacaaaaccagTGAAAGAACTTTTTAATAACAGGAAACTCATTCTGAGCtgataaaagcaataaaatccatttataaagccattttaaaaagttttggaGTGGGGCTAAACAGCTCTAATAGACTGCCTTAAACTGATGTTGAATGAACTGTCGGTAGTTCGGACTGCAATGTCtgaaagtagtttttttttttcttcgaAAAATTAAGAGaagctgaatttaaaatatctttgtcTGCCATATTATGATGCTTATGGCATCTACAGCTGCATATAGAAATTTGAATATCTTTTTGGTTATAGCCTTAATGATTAAGGCTTACAGCTCAGAGACATAAAAATTCCACTATcccaaaatattagaatatagtggaaaagtccaatttgcaaaggtttcctaaaccttcattctctcactccgGTGCAgtacaaccacaatcatgggaaaGACTGCTGACCTGACAAATGTCCAGCAGACAATCATAGACACCCCTCACAAGGAGGGTGAGCCACAGGTCAGTGCTGAAAGAGCATGCTGTGCTCAGAGGCTGCAtcaaaacatttacataaaaaagttgactggaagggaaaggcgtggtaagaaaaggtgcacaagcaacaggaatGAGCTCAACCTTCAGAGGATCAGCAAACAAAGCGGATTCAAGAACTCACAAAGAGCCACCTGAGGATGGAATCACTGGATCAAGAGCCCCCACACACAGAcgtgtccaggaaatggactgaGTGTGTTCCTAGTGCCGATGGACTGGTATTTAgtgatagtggatttttgtgagcccAAGCCATAACTATCAACATGAATACAAAaaggtcttgaaatatttcactttgtaatgatgaatcaAAAAAGTATGGACGTTTCACTTcttaaattaaatcacaggaaaaacactttttatgatGTTCTATGTCTTTTTAGATAACCCTGCATGTACAGATACGTGAAGCTCTTTTACCTCAAACAAAATGAATGCTCTCAGAAAATTTCATTGACAGTAAAGTGTGACACATTATGCTGTAGTCAGTTAATTTCATATGTGCAGGGAAATGCTTTATTGATAGAGCACTTGATTGAGAAGATCAGCGTGTTTTATGCCCATCTTTAATGAACCCTCTGCCCCCCAGCGAACAAGCCGGCTACCACCTTAACTGTTTTCCTGCTGGAAACTCTGCAGTAAAAATAAGTATCAGTATTCTATGAACTTCTAcacatttattgatttattaattGGAGAGATAATAAAATGACTTTTGTGAACATGATATTGTCAGTCAAGATGTAAGCTCTGTAAAAAGCGACTGATTGGTGAAGTCCGCAGGTCGGGCTTGAGGTCGTGGCAGAGAAGGACTTCCACTGAGACCGAACTGAGGGATGCCCGCACTCAGGAAGTAGAAAGGCACGTGGGTGATTCTTCCGCTGGACCAACACTGAGAACAGAGAGGAAAGTTGCTGTCAGTTTCAAGGAGCACAAAGGCTGAGGCAACACTGAAAACTCATGTGCAAGACCATTCTACAGGACCACCAAGACACAACCCTGACTTTCTAAGACACATTTATACATTAAGTACACATTTAAACCTGTTAATAATCCTACCATCCAAAGTAtagtggaaataaaaacaatcatttatTATCATACAACATTTCTAATAATTTAAGGCAGTTTAGAACAAATAATCCAGTACTAATTCTACATATTTCAGTGCATCTTGGACCAGTCTAAGCTATAGAAAACGGATGAATGTGTTGAAAAACTATGCTTAAAACCTCCCCAATATGAAATAACAAGCTCTCTAGCTACTGTAGCAagcaggcaaaaacaaaattaacagcCTTGTGAACTCAATCCACTGTCAAAACAATTCTAGTTTTTAATACACTgcataaaaaaacagttatttttaatatcgTCTTTAGCAGAGATATGGAAACATGACACGGTAGGGCAGAACTAACCACAGTGAGCAAAGCTCCATGCTTAAAATTTGGATGGAACTGCATCAGTCTTGGCTCTGCGCCAGGCTCCCCTTGGACAAAACCACTAAAAGTAGAAACACCAGACACAATTAGTACAAAGAGTAGTATTATCCatgatgacagaaaaatgttggGCTCTATAAATATAAATTCAAAAATGCAGACAAGTGCTAACCATGGCAAAAGCTCAAAAATGGGGTTGGTTCTTGTTTTGAAGACAGCTATGACTGCTGGCCGGGCTGCTGCCTGAGAATCACctgagagaaaacaaacacttaGATAAGTTGTTGAGAAATACGGTGAAACACTGACAGGTTTCATGGTGTCAAAGAAAAGAAGTGAGACAAACCTTTGAGAAGCACAGCAAGCCTCTCCCCTGTTGGGTCCCAAGCTAAAGACTGGATCTCTCCACCAATGCTGACAAAAAATTCAAGCAGAGGTCAGTTACACTGACTGTACCAACTGTGAGCTAAATTGATGATTAGTGCTCATTAAGAACAGGAATGCAGCACTTCAAAGCCCTGCTTTTTTAATGCAGGAAGgctaaaagacaaacaaaagagTTTGGAGCTCTTACATGATGTCTCCATCTGGTGTGTTAAAGGTCGTCTCTGATAGGTCAGCCACCACTGCTGCTGCCTGTGGCCCCTTTGACGTGCATGTAGGAACTCCTGCAGAATAACAAGCACAGCATACAGATTAGCTCATTCATAAATACTAATTCGCCTGTTAGCAAGTCTAGGAGTGTGCTCAGCTCCTCAGGCTTTCATTGTAAGACACAACAATAAATTGTTCTAATTTAATGTGGTTTCAGTGTATTAcggacttttttattttgcacaagcaataaaaaaaaatcacgaaTAGCAGTAATCTGGTAACGTCTGTTTACTTAAATGCCATTGGCAGCTACAGATGAAATATCAGTAACTTGAAGCGTCATCTCTTACTCCTCGGACTGCCTCAAGCAGCAAGGGAGCACTTGAAATAGATCATGCTATAAGTCCATATGAATAAGGCtgtgtgtaaaataaaacaactgatTAATGtgtataaagaaaaacaaaaaacctggGGCATCAGTGAAAGTCAGAGCATAGATGACCATCTCTCCTTGTACTGTGAAGAGAAGTCGACTCCCATCTGGACTCCAACAGCCAGACTgatcaaataaatgtaaaatatcaaatacatgattcacaaaaaaagttaaattgaaCATGTACTCTCAAATATGGTTGGTTCTCACCTGGCAGCGTCCTTTCAAACATGGCCAGCGCTCACATGTCCACATCCTGGTCTCCCAAACCCTGAAGAGAGAAGCTTTGCTTTTTCATCTGTTCAAACTTCACTTTTGTTTCTACTTATTTCAAAGCACTTACCAACCTCCAAGTTATAAACATTCAAATGCTCATTAATATTCACGAGAGGTGATACGGCTTCTTTCACAGAAGTCCACAGGGAACAGAATGAGATCAGTAAAATCTTGTGAAACTTTCTTTCTAACCTGAAAAGTGAAGATGGTGTCGAGGCCAGGACGTGGCTCCCATCAGGGGACCAGGACAGGAAGGTGACTCCGCCTCCTCCGACACGCTGAAGAGAGACACAGGTTTCTGAAGCTACATCCCAAACCTGAAACACAGGTGGATACCAGAGTGAGATTAGAGACATAAGCGAGAAAGGACTTGTAGAAACGTTGCAAATCATTTCTTGTACCATCATTGAGGTGTCCACAGGTGAGGCAGACACAAGGAGAGAGCCGCTTGGAGACCAAGCGATGGAGGTGACGGGAGAGTGGCCTGGGTGTGACAGGACTTGAGCACAGCCAGAGGAAGGTCTGAATGTGCAGAGAGCATGAAAAGAATTACAAAATAGAGTAGAAATAACCAGAAACTGATGGCAATCATTAGGCTTACATGTTCTtagaatataaatataaatctaACAATATTTCCTAGAAGGTTCATCTGTTAATCTTATCTAGGCCCAGGTAAGTGTCAGTTATTAATGTACATCAACCTAttacaaagaaagaaattaatCAAAGTTAATTTAAGTTTTAGATAATGATGAGACTAATAATAATGAGACTTTCCAATTTTGAGTCCATAAGCTCTGTAGGCACTGGTTACCAGTAGTGACTAATTTTGCTCAAGAGCAAAATACCAAAGTTTACATACCGGGTCGACAGCGAGCAGGGGTCCACATGCCAGACCAACAAACAGTTTTGACAAGCAACAGCAAGAGCAGATGCACACAGTGGCTTCCACTGCACTGCTGCAACGCTCCTCTGCAGACGGTGCTTTAGTGTGGGAGTTGTTGCACTAAAGAAAGAAGCACAGGAATGGAGTTACACACTGCtcaacatgaaaaatgtttatttctccCTCAATCCTGGACTACCCTCTTTACTTGTTCTGCACTTCCCTCTTCTATCGTTCTGCATCTTTCCGTCTGTCTGTATCTCTGTCTTAATTTTTCTTGCATCTCCCGTTATACCTTTACAACCCAAACACACTTCAACATCAATCTGGTTCTGCTTGAGATTTCTGCTCATTGAAGTTTTCCCTTGCCACTGCAACGTTGCTAAATGTTGCTTTGTGCTAAGGGAATGGTGactttgtgtttctttataaataacagagagtacagtctagTCTAGACTTGGCCTCTTTGTCAAGTATATTGAGATAGCTTTAACTAAGAATTGGTgccacacaaataaaaaatgaccgATTAAAAGCTCTTGCAAAGTAACTGTTAAATACTATACAGTGCCAATAAATAGTTTTCACCAggttggatgtttaaccctttgaCTGTTTGTTGTAATTTATGCAAtgacttattttactttacattttcTAGCTGACATtaatttatagaaatctgttttcatttttgaagtTTTAAGAGGCTTTTTGTAATGTTCTTATGAAAAAGCAAAACTTTACctaccatgattgatttcttAGATCAATAAAGGTttaaacatccaagagggtgaatactttt
This window of the Cheilinus undulatus linkage group 11, ASM1832078v1, whole genome shotgun sequence genome carries:
- the aaas gene encoding aladin isoform X1, whose translation is MCSLALFPPPLPPGETTLCESNNELLSETTTEDRLKQQDSSPLSLYFPRESLKLHSRTESSSKAAFLDHSETLWMRSAAAWRDGGFTGLLTEITNSNTEVPKWLSVTSGCTLALLQRVSSFHGSLFPHLTLSSEDMIAEFSQVLNWSDCVVRAFAWHPHTDKFALALLDDSIKIYNPKSATTPTLKHRLQRSVAAVQWKPLCASALAVACQNCLLVWHVDPCSLSTRPSSGCAQVLSHPGHSPVTSIAWSPSGSLLVSASPVDTSMMVWDVASETCVSLQRVGGGGVTFLSWSPDGSHVLASTPSSLFRVWETRMWTCERWPCLKGRCQSGCWSPDGSRLLFTVQGEMVIYALTFTDAPGVPTCTSKGPQAAAVVADLSETTFNTPDGDIIIGGEIQSLAWDPTGERLAVLLKGDSQAAARPAVIAVFKTRTNPIFELLPCGFVQGEPGAEPRLMQFHPNFKHGALLTVCWSSGRITHVPFYFLSAGIPQFGLSGSPSLPRPQARPADFTNQSLFTELTS
- the aaas gene encoding aladin isoform X2 codes for the protein MCSLALFPPPLPPGETTLCESNNELLSETTTEDRLKQDSSPLSLYFPRESLKLHSRTESSSKAAFLDHSETLWMRSAAAWRDGGFTGLLTEITNSNTEVPKWLSVTSGCTLALLQRVSSFHGSLFPHLTLSSEDMIAEFSQVLNWSDCVVRAFAWHPHTDKFALALLDDSIKIYNPKSATTPTLKHRLQRSVAAVQWKPLCASALAVACQNCLLVWHVDPCSLSTRPSSGCAQVLSHPGHSPVTSIAWSPSGSLLVSASPVDTSMMVWDVASETCVSLQRVGGGGVTFLSWSPDGSHVLASTPSSLFRVWETRMWTCERWPCLKGRCQSGCWSPDGSRLLFTVQGEMVIYALTFTDAPGVPTCTSKGPQAAAVVADLSETTFNTPDGDIIIGGEIQSLAWDPTGERLAVLLKGDSQAAARPAVIAVFKTRTNPIFELLPCGFVQGEPGAEPRLMQFHPNFKHGALLTVCWSSGRITHVPFYFLSAGIPQFGLSGSPSLPRPQARPADFTNQSLFTELTS